Proteins from a single region of Parambassis ranga chromosome 16, fParRan2.1, whole genome shotgun sequence:
- the LOC114448552 gene encoding protein rapunzel-like isoform X2: MADQLQRLVAEKKGMVETVMEVFEQGAEVVASIAGDLFPVFSIAAPIVKLALDNVESKEAAFMKEQFQKVRDRLEVVSEQIQRINEEIKKSGVDAVYFPAEENINNQFRKYMDILNAKPKFREVKKKLFLEHFAKTGGDKNLHTLYNAVTGDNFCGESVLEVILNYEEKSRRPMEDFCARMKKLFCIGLIALLGHAALKGYDEEDALLKEWGEKMNAVQAKMHAAIEDCISSFPKQAELDARRVVRDQPELTSQQLADAIVEQLKNKYDWVGWSVRVFKSPAGLFANKKDYHCPAGKSRFPVSSSDDKLNIWVSYSSSPEPVDRNHIQQLIQGQKKLSVVGVAELLFEKLPGECAVHTVKSSKDLACSWSFSGELHYWEEHKNVYVCVHSADR, translated from the coding sequence ATGGCCGACCAGCTGCAGCGGCTCGTAGCCGAGAAGAAGGGCATGGTGGAGACGGTGATGGAGGTGTTTGAGCAGGGAGCCGAGGTGGTGGCCAGCATCGCCGGCGACCTCTTCCCCGTCTTCTCCATCGCGGCGCCGATTGTCAAACTGGCTCTGGACAACGTGGAGAGCAAAGAGGCGGCCTTCATGAAGGAGCAGTTCCAGAAGGTGCGGGACCGGCTGGAGGTCGTCTCCGAGCAGATTCAGCGCATCAACGAGGAGATCAAGAAGAGCGGCGTGGACGCGGTGTACTTCCCCGCAGAGGAGAACATCAACAACCAGTTCAGGAAGTACATGGACATCCTCAACGCCAAGCCAAAGTTCAGGGAGGTCAAGAAGAAGCTTTTCCTGGAGCATTTCGCCAAAACAGGCGGAGACAAGAACCTGCACACGCTCTACAACGCTGTGACGGGGGACAACTTCTGCGGCGAGTCTGTGCTGGAGGTCATCCTGAACTACGAGGAGAAAAGCCGGCGGCCGATGGAGGACTTCTGCGCCCGGATGAAGAAGCTGTTCTGCATCGGGCTGATCGCGCTGCTGGGCCACGCTGCTCTGAAGGGATACGACGAGGAGGACGCCCTGCTGAAGGAGTGGGGCGAGAAGATGAACGCCGTCCAGGCTAAAATGCACGCCGCCATCGAAGACTGCATCAGCAGCTTCCCCAAACAGGCCGAGCTGGATGCCCGGAGGGTGGTGAGGGACCAGCCGGAGCTAACCAGCCAGCAGCTGGCCGACGCCATCgtggagcagctgaagaacAAGTACGACTGGGTGGGCTGGTCCGTGCGAGTGTTCAAGTCCCCCGCAGGCTTGTTCGCCAACAAGAAGGACTACCACTGTCCCGCAGGGAAGAGCCGCTTCCCGGTGTCCTCCTCGGACGACAAACTGAACATCTGGGTGTCCTACAGCTCCTCGCCTGAGCCCGTGGACAGGAACCACATCCAGCAGCTGATCCAGGGCCAGAAGAAGCTGTCGGTGGTGGGCGTGGCGGAGCTCCTGTTCGAGAAGCTGCCGGGCGAATGTGCGGTGCACACGGTGAAAAGCAGCAAAGACCTGGCCTGCTCCTGGAGCTTCAGCGGCGAGCTGCACTACTGGGAGGAGCACAAGAACGTGTACGTCTGCGTCCACTCGGCCGACCGCTGA
- the LOC114448552 gene encoding uncharacterized protein LOC114448552 isoform X1: protein MTMMNNVADWVVQNRDKIEKGVEIMGQASEVLASTVGQLHPVLEAMFVAAAELLSNPEGKEARYLTQQFELVNQQLEGIQSEINQIALELQKTTMNKQNFDREANMLSQYEKFQDFVNAKPKFKEKKKDKFLSHFENTEGDLNLDALYNSVIGENITGDPMLETVVATEQRSRRAVEDFCARLKKLFVVGIIAVMGHAALKDGAVGEEMVKKWQGRMEDVEKRMKAAVDECTEKFPEQAKVDMENLLQESPGSVDDSFTKTMLDALVKKYDWVSWSIRAFSDRERIFFFNWLTGKKYHGNGGTNWFDILTKKKIKVVISFCVNPKPVNKSQIQEQIEQQKLKGNMMAVALALKKSFPNCLVHAINHFKAVVETNNFHEDCYYYGKHKGAYLCIHPE, encoded by the coding sequence ATGACGATGATGAACAATGTGGCCGACTGGGTCGTCCAGAACAGAGACAAGATCGAGAAAGGCGTGGAGATCATGGGGCAGGCCTCCGAGGTGCTGGCCTCCACCGTGGGACAGCTCCACCCGGTGCTGGAGGCCATGTTCGTGGCCGCGGCCGAGTTGCTCAGCAACCCGGAGGGCAAAGAGGCCCGCTACCTGACGCAGCAGTTCGAACTGGTCAACCAGCAGCTGGAAGGGATCCAGAGTGAGATCAATCAGATCGCCCTGGAGCTGCAGAAGACCACCATGAACAAGCAGAACTTTGACCGCGAGGCcaatatgctgagtcagtatgAGAAGTTCCAGGACTTTGTCAACGCCAAGCCAAAGTtcaaggagaagaagaaggacaagTTCCTCAGTCACTTCGAGAACACCGAAGGCGACTTGAACTTGGACGCCCTCTACAACTCCGTCATCGGCGAGaacatcacaggagaccccatgCTGGAAACAGTAGTGGCCACCGAGCAGAGGAGCCGGCGGGCGGTGGAAGACTTCTGTGCTCGGCTGAAGAAGCTGTTCGTGGTGGGCATCATCGCCGTCATGGGTCACGCCGCACTCAAGGACGGAGCCGTGGGGGAGGAGATGGTGAAGAAGTGGCAGGGCCGCATGGAGGACGTGGAGAAGCGGATGAAGGCGGCTGTGGACGAGTGCACGGAGAAGTTTCCTGAACAGGCCAAGGTGGACATGGAGAACCTGCTTCAGGAGAGTCCCGGCTCCGTCGACGACAGCTTCACCAAAACTATGCTGGACGCACTGGTCAAGAAATACGACTGGGTGAGCTGGTCCATCAGGGCCTTCAGCGACCGGGAGCGCATTTTCTTCTTCAACTGGCTGACGGGGAAGAAGTACCACGGCAACGGGGGCACCAACTGGTTTGACATTTTGACCAAGAAAAAGATCAAAGTGGTGATTTCGTTCTGTGTCAACCCGAAGCCCGTCAACAAGAGTCAGATCCAGGAGCAGATCGAGCAGCAGAAGCTGAAGGGGAACATGATGGCCGTGGCTTTGGCTCTGAAAAAGAGCTTCCCCAACTGCCTGGTCCACGCCATCAACCATTTCAAGGCAGTGGTGGAGACCAACAACTTCCACGAGGATTGTTACTACTATGGAAAACACAAAGGAGCCTACCTGTGCATCCACCCCGAGTGA